The Fusobacterium polymorphum genome segment TCTACATTCTTTTTTAAATAAATACTATAACTTGATTTTATTGAACTTAAAATATTATTATTTATTTTTAGAATATCTTCATCTAATAAGTAAAGTGTTATAATATTTCTCGAAATTTCCATTCTTTCCAATATATTTTCTTTTTCTTTATAAATCCATTTAAATACGCTGTATAAACTATCTACTACTGAAAAATTTTTTAAATAATCATTTAAAAATATTTTGTTCTTTATAGTTTTATAACCATATATTGTATATTCTAATATATTTTCAGTAAAATTCGAAAAATTTGATATAGCTATAATTGCACTAAGTATTGTTAAGCTATTAAAAATTCTTTCAATATCTAAATATTCCTCTGTTCTTGAAATTAAATAAAAATCATCAGGTAAAATGTTTAATTCTTGTTTTGAATTTATATTACATAACTCATTTCTTTCAAAAATTAAATTTTTTTCTACACTTATTATATTATCTACTATAAATTTATCTTTATTATTTTTTGTAAAAATATATTTTTTACTATAAAATTCTAAATTATCTCTTAAAAGTTTAAAAAATACTTGTTTTTCTTTGAATTTTTCTAAGAAAGAAAATAATAATCCTTCTATTGTTTTAGATTTTAAACTTTCTGTAAACTTTTTTAGTGAATAAATAGATAAAGTTGAATTTTTATATTTTTTATATATTTCTATTATTATACATTTTTCATCTTCTTCATCTAATAAACGAAATTCTTCTTCTATTATTTCTTTATTAAGTTCTTTAATGTTATCATATGTATTATAAATTCTAATACTTACTCTATCTCTATCTTTTTCTATAATTTGATCTACTTCTTTTAATATTTTTAAAATTAATTTTATCTCTAAACTTAATGAAATTTTTATGGAGCATTTGTCAAAATCTTCTTGTAATATCATCTTTTCATCCATCTATTCACCTCCTTTGTAACTATAAATTAATTATTTTACTTTGATTTTTCCCAATCAAATAATTTATATGCTTCTTCTGTAGCTTTTATTATTATGTATTTATCTTCATTATGTTTTTGAGAATAAATATTATTTTTTATATCTTCTAAGAATCCTTCAATTTCAATTGATATTCCTTGATTTACTGATTCTCTAAACTTTATTTTTCTATTTTTTATAACTTCTTTTTTTAAAGTAAATTGTGTATCTAAATTTATCTTGGAAATTTTTTCATGAATTTTTTTTACTATTTTTTCTTTTTCTATTTCTTGATTTTCAAATTCATAACTCATAAATATTTCACTCATAGCTTCATTAAAATCAAAAAATTCTTTTGTTTTAAAAAAACCTATACATTTATTTCTACAAAAAATATAATCAGGCGGAGAAACTTCTTTCAACCCTTTATCTATTTCTTTCATAATAATATTATATGTTTTTTCAGTATTTACTTCATCTGTTGTCATTTCTTCGATTTCTAGAAAGTCATTATACCAATATTTTGAAATGTCTCCATTAGTATCTGACAAAAAGATATTTTCTATTTCATTTTCTTCATTTATCTCAAATAATGCATTTTTTAAAATTTTTTTCTGAAAAGGTAAAATTTCCCTAATTTTTAATTCTTCCATATCTAATCCATCTGTTGCCTCAATCTTAGTTATTATAAAGTACTTTTTTTCATCTTTTTTTATATAAGCTTGAACTAAACAGCCTTTTTTTATTTTAATTTTTAGCTTATCTATATTTTTTTGTGCCTCTATTTCTACCTTTAAAAGCCTTTTAGAAATATTTTCTAATATTTCATAAAGATAATTCTTTTTTAAAACATTTATAATTATAGAAACAACTTCTGTTGTTAAAGAGCCTATTTTATATGATTTTTTAGTATCTTTTTCTAATATCTCATTAATTACTTTATTAAAAAAATCCTTAGCTTCTTCATTTTCTATTTTATTTTCTACTATTTTTTCATCTTCAATCAAGATACTATGAGATAGCAATTTAAATATTTCCATTTTTTATCCCCCTAATAATTTTCTAATTTATTATATAATTTTTCTAATATAAAATAAAGTTTTTTATTTAGTTTTCACACAATATATTAATCTATATTTTTGTATCATTTATTTACTAAAATCAATAATTTATTAAAAAAAATAAGAGACTCTAAAAATCTCTTCTAAATTTTTAATTTTTGGTGCCTGAGGCGGGACTTGAACCCGCACACTCCGAAGAATTCCAGATTTTGAGTCTGGTGCGTCTACCAATTCCACCACTCAGGCATTTTATCTGGCGCACCTGGCAGGAGTCGAACCCACAACCCTCTGATCCGTAGTCAGATGCTCTATCCAATTGAGCCACAGATGCATAATAATACTTAATTAGGATATCATATAATTTTTTTTATGTCAATTAATTTTTAAATAAAAATGGCACACCCAGTAGGACTATATGATATATCCTCGCAATGTACCATTATACTTAAAATATACTTATAATTTCTGCTATTTTTCTGCTACCTATACTGAATATAAAGGAACGTTGAATCTGCTCCTCGGAATGTATTTGGTATTGTAACTATTACAAATATAAAAACTAATAACATCATCATATTCATCACCACACGTTTATATTTTTTTAAATAATCAATATTAGATTTTTCAATCTTTAATTCCATAGTATCCAGTAAAAAAATAGCTCCCGTAGATGAAAAAATATAAGTCAACCACTTTATAATGGCTTCACAATTAAACACTCCTTTATATTCAGTATATTTTATATTATAGCATATTTATTGTTGTTTATAAATAGTGAAAAAAAAGAGGTATATTTCAACCTCTCTCTTTTAATTTATCATTTAATTTATCTCATTTAATTTGCCATTTTTAAAAGTTATGTATTGCGTCCTTATATATTGCGTCCACAACAGTTGCAATCATTCCTCCATCATCTTCATCATAATTGATTTCTATTTCTAACAATAAATAACCTGCTTCTCCATCTTCTTCATAGCATTTACAAAATCTTATGTTATCAGCGTGAAATGCCCATTTCTCTAAATCTGTGAAATAAATTGGGTTTTCTGTTTCACATTCAGCATTTATTTCTCCTTGCCACCCAAAACTACAATCATTGTTCACATAAGTTTTCCCTTTAATTTTTTCAGCCACTTTTTCCCATTTTTCTTTTGTCATTTTTTCCATTGTTTCCTCCCTTGTTTCTATTAATTCTTTAATATTTTTTAATTCTTTTACTGTTGCAAATTCTCTAATAAACCTGTGACAAGTGCTTTTAACTCTACTTCTATTAGCTTTTGCTTTAGCCTCAGGATTATTTTCTAGGTAACGCTCATTTGCCTTTATTTGCTCTTGTACATCTTTATAACCTTTTCTTTTCATTTTTATTGCTCCTTTGTTTTATATATCTATTATAGTATAATGTAAACATTATGTCAACATAAAATTTTACAAGAAAAAAAGAGGGCAGGTATAAACCCACCCATTAATTATCTATTTGTCTATTCTCTTATTACAACCCAATATATGTCTATTTATTTCTTTTAGACTATCTTTAATTTCTTGTAAATCACTTTTAAAGCTACTTTCTATTTTATTTATCTTTTCTTCAATAATTTTATCTTTTTCATTACTCCACGTTTCAAATGCTTTTCGGTGTTCTTCATACACTATTTTATCTAGCTTTTTGTCAATCATTTCTTCTAGTCTGGCATTATTCTTTTCAAATTTTTTATCCAAACCCGAAATAATACCCCATATAAAAACTACAATTCCCAAAATACCTCCAATAAAGGCTAAATGTTCTTGTGTTAAAGCAATCATAATAACACCCCTCCTTATAATTTTAAAATATTATTCCAGTACACATAATACTCATTAGCCTCTCTTGTTTTATCTATCAATGCCTTATCTTTATAACCCTCATTTTCTATTTTATCTTGCCAACTCATTTCTCCAAAAAGTCTTACAGCCTTATAGAATTTGTTTATGGTACTCTTATTTACTTCTGTTTCTTTCATTATGAATTTGAAAATCTTATCAGCTAATTTTCTGTTAATCCCAGTGTTGTTGTATTTTGAATATAAATAATCGTG includes the following:
- a CDS encoding DUF1353 domain-containing protein; this encodes MEKSKLNLRLLSNGKAILLNDYVYDINGYEIKVFKGFITDGASIPKVLQCVYNPYGKWIKGAVIHDYLYSKYNNTGINRKLADKIFKFIMKETEVNKSTINKFYKAVRLFGEMSWQDKIENEGYKDKALIDKTREANEYYVYWNNILKL